From a single Rutidosis leptorrhynchoides isolate AG116_Rl617_1_P2 chromosome 5, CSIRO_AGI_Rlap_v1, whole genome shotgun sequence genomic region:
- the LOC139846806 gene encoding uncharacterized protein isoform X4: MPLPIEYAHFQIPLKKIVKATNNFADENLIGQGGFGKVYQGKLYWFGEMMYIAARRLHYEYGQGDTEFWTEIFMLDSLKHENLVSIIGFCHEDDEKIIVNKLEAHKSLDRYLSGPDLTWMQRLEICVGVAHALRYMIHYDVTHHFSVIHRNIKSSKILLDENWKPKLSGFEISMKNNRAGRNRLLLAEINGTIGYVDPTYKRTGFVTHKSDIYSFGVVLFEVLCGRRAFILDEQELGGSPHRSANQVFYNDGKPDHMIATSAASDPSTSTELQASSDIVPDFGPVSFVSERFGRQQHSSFNSVGGSSFNYRHKSLGTNKDSLLPTETSPSKIVKSFMLNPLFTMKRLEQYKRSLKEDLLAPLAKSHYEEGTLEKIIHPDLRKYMDSQSFHIVSETAYSCLKLPGQRPHIDQIVINLEKALKVQRKLENSMRLQEHSKFDDEAEGTPWNHLKGKNLEHLKIPLIDIELATNKFDESYLIGSGTYGKVYKAQLEMLIDENNNKGEVSKKIKTVAIKRILMRDDKHGEEGFIAEIDLLTRCNHPNVVSLLGFCIEGSHMVLVYEHACNGSVDDYLGRTDKLINLTWVQRIKICIDVARGLDYLHTRLDDERRIIHRDIKSGNILLGTNVYLDPEYENTGKLKKEIDIYSFGVVLFEIMSGKYANDPIYMAEDDKGLVSVARRCFEERKIHEIADPKIMEEVDELTSTLNKGPNQDSLNTFSKTAYQCVAQAQIDRPTAKFVIEELEKALHFQENHRDSLKISLEDIKMATQNFSQKNLIGGGGFGRVYKGEVIHANGRKNIAAKRLDKSQGQGQQEFLTELEILFEYKHENIIGLVGYCNEMNEKIIVYELASNRSLDGHLKDISLTWMKRLKICIDVAYGLDFLHRGTLTKEMVIHRDIKCGNILLNGDWKAKISDFGLSFIGPVNQEKGYEMRDLVGTIGYVDPQYERMGYLTKESDIYSFGVVLFEILYGKLLVPSTRNYEREDLMMVLRHIYDKRSISLIVFEGIKKQIAPESLSTFRKIVRQCLYENREKRPSAKEVLLGLNKALEFQEDYEIWEPKLPKDYKQIILMSKSFDIYSTAKKKDLYNLFSKGILLHEDKVCFTFGCNGERNEMISARNFSYKNCSPHEWRSVADSRFPEVVEMLDISNLVIKVKTQTRLLSPDVVYGFYLIFKFCDVRKFSSKPVYVNLKFTNGSEPLHAYFATWRDKDWMMIELCRFLNNKEGNVFKFILDSFSPYYGGEGAVYIEGIEFRAVHNLPQVPSNTPFRRHHSDAVIQSASWMLKKLLTTQSLYSSEVNEQKHLMISPKAALYDCSNKTLFISKPSARSRFQEVLMLLPQQVFRVNCTVESQMLSPDTEYVCYLAFKLSKKCHGMHYPLKVRDLQHGNNDEAEIIYLTAPSPWNCHDTIQLPEQREDGWMEVKVWKFNSKHHLKNDHIIVNLKFTSYEETMSGLVVCGLEFRPI; encoded by the exons atgccTTTACCGATAGAGTATGCTCACTTTCAAATCCCACTTAAAAAGATAGTCAAGGCCACCAACAATTTTGCTGACGAAAATCTCATCGGACAAGGAGGATTTGGAAAAGTTTATCAAGGAAAACTCTATTGGTTTGGCGAAATGATGTATATCGCTGCTAGGAGGCTGCACTATGAATACGGTCAAGGAGACACTGAGTTCTGGACAGAGATTTTCATGCTTGACAGTCTCAAGCATGAAAATCTTGTATCAATTATCGGTTTTTGTCATGAGGATGATGAGAAGATTATTGTGAACAAGCTTGAGGCTCACAAAAGTCTCGACAGATATTTAAGTGGGCCGGATCTAACATGGATGCAACGATTGGAGATATGTGTGGGTGTAGCACATGCGTTGAGATACATGATCCATTACGATGTTACACACCACTTTAGTGTTATACATcgtaacattaaaagctctaaaaTTCTGTTAGACGAGAATTGGAAACCAAAGTTATCTGGTTTTGAAATTTCCATGAAAAATAATAGGGCGGGAAGGAACCGTCTTCTCCTTGCTGAAATCAACGGAACAATCGGGTATGTCGACCCGACATATAAAAGGACCGGGTTTGTTACCCACAAATCTGATATTTACTCCTTTGGGGTGGTGCTATTTGAAGTCTTGTGTGGGAGACGCGCATTTATTCTAGATGAGCAAGAGTTGGGTGGTTCACCTCATCGATCAGCTAATCAAGTATTTTACAACGACGGAAAACCTGATCATATGATCGCTACATCTGCTGCTAGTGATCCATCAACATCAACAGAACTGCAGGCATCATCAGATATTGTTCCCGATTTTGGCCCGGTGTCATTTGTATCTGAAAGATTTGGCAGACAACAACACTCTTCATTTAACAGTGTAGGAGGGTCATCATTTAACTACAGGCACAAGTCTTTAGGTACCAATAAAGATTCTTTGTTACCAACAGAAACTTCTCCCTCAAAGATTGTTAAGAGTTTTATGCTGAATCCGTTATTTACTATGAAGAGACTTGAACAGTACAAGCGTAGTTTGAAAGAAGATTTGTTAGCTCCATTGGCTAAATCCCATTACGAAGAGGGGACACTGGAAAAAATCATCCATCCAGATTTACGGAAATACATGGATTCACAATCATTCCATATCGTTTCGGAAACAGCATATAGCTGTTTGAAGCTGCCAGGACAACGCCCACATATTGATCAGATTGTCATCAATCTTGAGAAAGCCTTGAAAGTTCAACGGAAACTTGAAAATTCT ATGAGATTACAGGAACAttcaaagtttgatgatgaagccgAAGGTACACCATGGAACCACTTGAAG GGAAAGAACTTGGAACATTTGAAGATCCCACTCATTGATATAGAGTTAGCCACGAATAAATTTGATGAATCATACCTCATTGGATCAGGCACGTATGGTAAGGTGTACAAAGCACAACTTGAAATGTTAATAGACGAGAATAATAATAAAGGGGAAGTTTCCAAGAAAATCAAAACTGTAGCCATAAAACGAATATTGATGAGAGATGACAAGCATGGAGAAGAAGGGTTCATTGCAGAAATTGATTTGCTTACTAGATGTAATCATCCGAACGTAGTGTCTCTTCTTGGCTTTTGTATTGAAGGTTCACACATGGTACTTGTCTACGAGCATGCTTGTAATGGATCCGTTGATGATTATTTGGGAAGAACCGATAAGTTGATTAATCTCACTTGGGTGCAACGTATTAAGATTTGCATTGATGTTGCACGCGGACTAGATTATCTTCACACAAGGTTAGATGATGAAAGAAGGATTATACACCGTGACATAAAAAGCGGAAATATTTTGTTAG GTACAAACGTATATTTGGATCCAGAGTATGAGAACACGGGTAAATTGAAAAAAGAAATAGATATTTACTCTTTTGGAGTCGTTTTATTTGAGATCATGTCTGGGAAGTACGCTAATGATCCAATCTACATGGCGGAAGATGACAAGGGACTTGTATCTGTTGCAAGACGGTGCTTTGAAGAGAGAAAAATTCATGAAATAGCAGATCCTAAGATAATGGAGGAAGTCGATGAACTCACATCCACTCTCAATAAGGGACCTAATCAAGATTCTTTGAACACATTCTCAAAAACGGCATATCAGTGTGTGGCACAAGCTCAAATCGATCGTCCTACCGCAAAATTTGTGATTGAGGAACTTGAGAAAGCATTACACTTTCAG GAAAACCACAGGGATAGCCTGAAGATATCACTTGAAGATATCAAAATGGCCACACAAAACTTCAGTCAGAAGAATCTTATTGGAGGAGGTGGTTTTGGGAGGGTATATAAAGGAGAAGTTATACATGCTAATGGACGTAAAAACATTGCTGCAAAACGGTTGGATAAGAGTCAAGGTCAGGGACAACAAGAGTTTCTAACAGAGCTTGAAATTCTTTTCGAGTATAAACACGAGAATATCATCGGTTTGGTAGGCTATTGTAATGAAATGAATGAAAAAATTATTGTTTATGAACTTGCTTCTAATAGAAGTCTGGATGGGCATTTGAAAGACATTAGTCTTACATGGATGAAACGACTTAAGATATGCATTGATGTTGCATATGGGTTGGATTTTCTTCATCGAGGTACTCTAACAAAAGAAATGGTGATACATAGAGACATTAAATGTGGTAACATACTACTAAATGGTGATTGGAAGGCGAAAATTTCCGATTTTGGATTGTCATTCATTGGTCCAGTAAATCAAGAAAAAGGATATGAGATGAGAGATCTTGTAGGTACAATAGGCTATGTTGACCCACAATATGAGCGTATGGGTTATTTAACAAAAGAATCTGATATATATTCGTTTGGCGTGGTTTTGTTTGAGATTTTGTATGGAAAATTGTTGGTGCCCAGTACACGAAATTATGAAAGAGAAGATCTAATGATGGTTCTTCGTCACATCTATGACAAAAGAAGCATTAGTTTGATTGTGTTTGAGGGTATTAAAAAACAAATTGCACCAGAATCATTGTCTACATTTCGAAAAATTGTCCGTCAATGCTTGTATGAAAATAGAGAAAAGCGGCCATCGGCAAAAGAGGTGTTGCTGGGGCTAAACAAAGCACTGGAATTTCAA GAGGATTATGAAATATGGGAGCCAAAATTACCAAAAGACTATAAACAAATAATCCTAATGTCAAAATCTTTCGATATCTACTCAACCGCAAAGAAAAAGGATCTTTACAACCTGTTCTCCAAAGGAATACTCCTTCATGAAGACAAAGTG TGTTTCACATTTGGATGTAATGGCGAAAGAAATGAAATGATATCAGCAAGAAACTTTTCATACAAAAATTGTAGTCCACATGAGTGGCGATCTGTTGCAGACTCAAG GTTTCCGGAAGTAGTGGAGATGTTAGATATTTCGAATTTGGTCATTAAAGTCAAGACACAAACTCGCCTTTTATCTCCGGATGTTGTTTATGGATTTTATTTGATCTTCAAGTTTTGCGATGTAAGAAAATTTTCAAGTAAACCAGTGTATGTTAACTTAAAGTTCACAAATGGGAGCGAACCTTTACATGCATATTTTGCAACATGGAGAGACAAGGATTGGATGATGATTGAATTGTGCCGATTCTTGAATAACAAGGAAGGAAACGTATTTAAGTTTATACTCGACAGCTTTTCACCATACTATGGTGGAGAAGGTGCTGTCTACATTGAAGGCATTGAGTTTCGAGCTGTTCACAAT TTACCACAAGTTCCCAGCAACACTCCCTTTCGACGTCATCACTCGGATGCCGTGATTCAATCTGCTTCCTGGATGCTAAAGAAGCTTCTTACCACACAA TCATTGTATTCCAGTGAAGTAAATGAGCAAAAGCATCTTATGATTTCGCCAAAAGCAGCTCTGTACGATTGTTCTAACAAGACGCTCTTTATTTCCAAACCATCTGCCAGATCCAG ATTTCAAGAGGTGTTGATGCTTCTACCTCAACAAGTATTTCGTGTAAATTGCACGGTTGAAAGCCAAATGTTGTCACCTGATACAGAGTATGTGTGTTACCTGGCGTTCAAACTATCCAAGAAATGTCACGGCATGCATTATCCATTAAAAGTACGAGATCTACAACATGGTAATAACGATGAGGCCGAGATTATTTATTTAACAGCCCCAAGCCCATGGAATTGTCATGATACTATTCAACTTCCCGAACAAAGGGAAGATGGATGGATGGAAGTTAAGGTGTGGAAGTTCAACTCGAAGCACCATCTCAAGAATGATCATATAATTGTGAATTTGAAATTTACAAGTTATGAAGAAACCATGTCTGGCCTTGTTGTATGTGGCCTCGAGTTTCGGCCTATTTGA